A window of the Streptomyces sp. JB150 genome harbors these coding sequences:
- the cysD gene encoding sulfate adenylyltransferase subunit CysD, whose protein sequence is MTTVATIDEGTDTPYALSHLDSLESEAVHIFREVAGEFERPVILFSGGKDSIVMLHLALKAFAPAPVPFSLLHVDTGHNFPEVIEYRDRAVARHHLRLHVASVQDYIDRGVLKERPDGTRNPLQTLPLTEKIQSERFDAVFGGGRRDEEKARAKERVFSLRDEFSQWDPRRQRPELWNLYNGRHAPGEHVRVFPLSNWTELDVWQYIAREGIELPQIYFAHEREVFLRGGMWLTAGEWGGPRENEVVEKRRVRYRTVGDMSCTGAVDSDATTLDAVIAEIAASRLTERGATRADDKLSEAAMEDRKREGYF, encoded by the coding sequence ATGACGACCGTCGCCACCATCGACGAGGGCACCGACACCCCGTACGCCCTGTCCCACCTGGACTCGCTGGAGTCGGAGGCCGTCCACATCTTCCGCGAGGTGGCGGGCGAGTTCGAGCGGCCGGTGATCCTGTTCTCCGGCGGCAAGGACTCGATCGTCATGCTGCACCTGGCGCTGAAGGCGTTCGCGCCCGCGCCGGTGCCGTTCTCGCTGCTGCACGTGGACACCGGGCACAACTTCCCCGAGGTCATCGAGTACCGGGACCGCGCGGTCGCCCGGCACCACCTGCGGCTGCACGTCGCCTCGGTGCAGGACTACATCGACCGCGGGGTGCTCAAGGAGCGCCCGGACGGCACCCGCAACCCGCTGCAGACGCTGCCGCTGACGGAGAAGATCCAGAGCGAGAGGTTCGACGCCGTGTTCGGCGGCGGGCGCCGCGACGAGGAGAAGGCCCGCGCCAAGGAACGGGTGTTCTCGCTGCGCGACGAGTTCTCCCAGTGGGACCCGCGCCGACAGCGCCCGGAGCTGTGGAACCTGTACAACGGCCGCCACGCGCCCGGTGAGCACGTCCGGGTCTTCCCGCTGTCGAACTGGACCGAGCTGGACGTCTGGCAGTACATCGCCCGCGAGGGCATCGAGCTGCCGCAGATCTACTTCGCCCACGAGCGCGAGGTGTTCCTGCGGGGCGGCATGTGGCTGACCGCCGGCGAGTGGGGCGGGCCCCGCGAGAACGAGGTGGTCGAGAAGCGGCGGGTGCGCTACCGGACCGTCGGTGACATGTCCTGCACGGGAGCCGTCGACTCCGACGCGACCACGCTGGACGCCGTGATCGCCGAGATCGCCGCCTCCCGGCTGACCGAGCGGGGCGCGACCCGCGCCGACGACAAGCTGTCCGAGGCCGCGATGGAAGACCGCAAGCGCGAGGGGTACTTCTAA
- the cysC gene encoding adenylyl-sulfate kinase encodes MTTGATVWLTGLPSAGKTTIAYELAGRLREQGHRVEVLDGDEIREFLSAGLGFSREDRHTNVQRIGFVAELLARNGVLVLVPVIAPYADSRDAVRKRHEAHATPYVEVHVATPVEVCSVRDVKGLYAKQAAGELKGLTGVDDPYEEPESPDLRIESQNQTVQESAASVYALLTERGLA; translated from the coding sequence GTGACGACCGGAGCCACCGTCTGGCTCACGGGTCTGCCGAGCGCCGGCAAGACCACCATCGCCTACGAACTGGCGGGACGGCTCCGTGAGCAGGGCCACCGCGTCGAGGTGCTCGACGGCGACGAGATCCGCGAGTTCCTCTCGGCGGGCCTCGGCTTCAGCCGCGAGGACCGGCACACCAACGTGCAGCGCATCGGCTTCGTCGCCGAACTGCTCGCCCGCAACGGCGTGCTCGTCCTCGTCCCGGTCATCGCGCCGTACGCCGACAGCCGCGACGCGGTGCGCAAGCGGCACGAGGCCCACGCGACGCCGTACGTCGAGGTGCACGTGGCGACCCCGGTCGAGGTGTGCTCCGTACGCGATGTGAAGGGCCTGTACGCCAAGCAGGCGGCGGGCGAGCTGAAGGGGCTCACCGGCGTCGACGACCCGTACGAGGAGCCCGAGTCGCCCGACCTGCGGATCGAGTCCCAGAACCAGACCGTGCAGGAGTCCGCCGCGTCCGTGTACGCGCTGCTCACCGAGAGGGGACTGGCATGA
- a CDS encoding phosphoadenylyl-sulfate reductase, with product MTTAQDTAEELKALAEQAGRDLEDASAPEILQWAADTFGKRFCVTSSMEDAVVAHLASRVMPGVDVVFLDTGYHFEETIGTRDAVDAVMDVNVITLTPRQTVAEQDAEYGPRLYERDPDLCCKLRKVRPLEEGLKGYAAWATGLRRDESPTRANTPVVGWDEKRQKVKISPIARWTQDDVDAYVAEHGVLTNPLLMDGYASIGCAPCTRRVLEGEDARAGRWAGRAKTECGLHG from the coding sequence ATGACCACGGCCCAGGACACCGCCGAGGAACTGAAGGCGCTCGCCGAGCAGGCGGGCCGCGACCTGGAGGACGCCTCCGCGCCGGAGATCCTCCAGTGGGCGGCCGACACCTTCGGCAAGCGGTTCTGCGTGACCTCCTCGATGGAGGACGCGGTGGTCGCCCACCTCGCCTCCCGGGTGATGCCCGGCGTCGACGTCGTGTTCCTCGACACCGGCTACCACTTCGAGGAGACCATCGGCACCCGGGACGCGGTGGACGCCGTGATGGACGTCAACGTCATCACCCTCACCCCGCGCCAGACGGTCGCCGAGCAGGACGCCGAGTACGGCCCCAGGCTGTACGAGCGCGACCCCGACCTGTGCTGCAAGCTCCGCAAGGTCCGGCCGCTGGAGGAGGGCCTGAAGGGCTACGCGGCCTGGGCGACGGGCCTGCGCCGCGACGAGTCCCCGACCCGGGCGAACACCCCGGTCGTCGGCTGGGACGAGAAGCGGCAGAAGGTCAAGATCTCCCCCATCGCCCGCTGGACCCAGGACGACGTGGACGCCTACGTCGCCGAGCACGGCGTCCTCACCAACCCGCTGCTGATGGACGGCTACGCCTCCATCGGCTGTGCCCCCTGCACCCGCCGGGTCCTCGAGGGCGAGGACGCGCGCGCCGGCCGCTGGGCGGGCCGCGCCAAGACCGAATGCGGGCTGCACGGATGA
- a CDS encoding nitrite/sulfite reductase produces the protein MAANPQNPAAATPRRKVSRHRGEGQWAAGHFTPLNGNEQFKKDDDGLNVRTRIETIYSKRGFHSIDPNDLRGRMRWWGLYTQRKPGIDGGKTAILEPEELDDEYFMLRVRIDGGRLTTRQLRVIGEISQEFARGTADITDRQNIQYHWIRIEDVPEIWNRLEAVGLSTTEACGDTPRVIIGSPVAGIAEDEIIDGSPAIEEIHRRVIGNKAFSNLPRKFKSAISGSPLLDVAHEINDVAFVGVVHPEHGPGFDLWVGGGLSTNPKIGVRLGAWVPLDEVPDVFEGVISIFRDYGYRRLRNRARLKFLVADWGAEKFRQVLEDEYLKRKLVDGPAPAQPVERWRDHVGVHRQQDGRYYVGFAPRVGRVDGTTLTKIADLAEAHGSGRVRTTVEQKMIILDVEQDQVDSLVDALEALDLTARPSPFRRGTMACTGIEYCKLAIVETKERGASLIDELERRIPDFDEPLTINLNGCPNACARIQVADIGLKGQLVLNDRGEQVEGYQVHLGGALGLEAGFGRKVRGLKVTSEELPDYVERVLKRFQAEREDGERFASWAARASEEALS, from the coding sequence ATGGCCGCCAACCCGCAGAACCCTGCCGCCGCGACTCCCCGCCGCAAGGTGAGCCGTCACCGCGGTGAGGGTCAGTGGGCCGCGGGTCACTTCACCCCGCTCAACGGCAACGAGCAGTTCAAGAAGGACGACGACGGTCTCAATGTGCGGACACGCATTGAGACGATCTACTCCAAGCGCGGCTTCCACTCCATCGACCCCAACGACCTGCGCGGCCGGATGCGCTGGTGGGGTCTGTACACCCAGCGCAAGCCCGGGATCGACGGGGGCAAGACCGCGATCCTGGAGCCCGAGGAGCTGGACGACGAGTACTTCATGCTGCGCGTCCGCATCGACGGCGGCCGCCTCACCACGCGGCAGCTGCGCGTCATCGGCGAGATCTCGCAGGAGTTCGCGCGCGGCACCGCCGACATCACCGACCGGCAGAACATCCAGTACCACTGGATCCGGATCGAGGACGTGCCCGAGATCTGGAACCGCCTGGAGGCCGTCGGCCTGTCCACCACCGAGGCCTGCGGTGACACGCCCCGCGTGATCATCGGCTCGCCCGTCGCGGGCATCGCCGAGGACGAGATCATCGACGGCTCCCCGGCCATCGAGGAGATCCACCGGCGGGTCATCGGCAACAAGGCGTTCTCGAACCTGCCGCGCAAGTTCAAGTCCGCGATCTCCGGCTCGCCGCTGCTGGACGTGGCGCACGAGATCAACGACGTGGCGTTCGTGGGTGTCGTCCACCCCGAGCACGGCCCCGGCTTCGACCTGTGGGTCGGCGGCGGTCTGTCCACCAACCCGAAGATCGGCGTGCGGCTCGGCGCCTGGGTGCCGCTGGACGAGGTCCCGGACGTCTTCGAGGGCGTCATCTCGATCTTCCGCGACTACGGCTACCGGCGGCTGCGCAACCGCGCCCGCCTGAAGTTCCTGGTCGCCGACTGGGGCGCGGAGAAGTTCCGCCAGGTGCTGGAGGACGAGTACCTGAAGCGGAAGCTGGTCGACGGCCCGGCCCCCGCGCAGCCGGTGGAGCGCTGGCGTGACCACGTCGGTGTGCACCGGCAGCAGGACGGCCGCTACTACGTCGGGTTCGCCCCGCGCGTCGGCCGCGTCGACGGCACCACACTGACGAAGATCGCCGACCTGGCCGAGGCGCACGGCTCGGGCCGGGTCCGCACCACCGTCGAGCAGAAGATGATCATCCTCGATGTCGAGCAGGACCAGGTCGACTCGCTGGTCGACGCCCTGGAGGCGCTGGACCTCACCGCCCGGCCCTCCCCGTTCCGGCGCGGCACCATGGCCTGCACCGGCATCGAGTACTGCAAGCTGGCCATCGTCGAGACCAAGGAGCGCGGCGCCTCCCTCATCGACGAGCTGGAGCGCCGTATCCCGGACTTCGACGAACCCCTCACCATCAACCTCAACGGCTGCCCGAACGCCTGCGCCCGCATCCAGGTGGCGGACATCGGTCTCAAGGGGCAGCTGGTCCTCAACGACCGGGGGGAGCAGGTCGAGGGCTACCAGGTGCACCTCGGCGGCGCGCTCGGCCTGGAGGCCGGCTTCGGCCGCAAGGTGCGCGGCCTGAAGGTCACCTCCGAGGAACTGCCCGACTACGTCGAGCGGGTCCTGAAGCGCTTCCAGGCGGAGCGCGAGGACGGCGAGCGGTTCGCCAGCTGGGCGGCCCGCGCCTCCGAGGAGGCGCTGTCGTGA
- a CDS encoding putative leader peptide, whose protein sequence is MSGTGIALVSRRHVDLGRMSSAICPAR, encoded by the coding sequence ATGTCTGGAACTGGAATCGCCTTGGTGAGTCGACGGCACGTCGACCTCGGCCGCATGTCCAGCGCCATCTGTCCGGCGCGCTGA
- a CDS encoding GNAT family N-acetyltransferase, whose amino-acid sequence MPNIPVTTWSLEQTAPSDLLPAAEPEGDIRVVRAEVPSPEFSRFLYTAVGGDIRWTDRLSWTYAQWQEELQRPGAETWVAYDRGTPAGYVQLDPQDEGVVEILYFGLLPAFRGRRIGGYLLSYGTARAWDLADRWPQRPPTKRVWLHTCSKDGEFALENYLRRGFTLFDTKVEEEAEVATPGPWPGAYPA is encoded by the coding sequence ATGCCGAACATCCCCGTGACCACCTGGTCCCTGGAGCAGACCGCGCCGAGCGACCTGCTGCCCGCCGCCGAGCCCGAGGGCGACATCCGCGTCGTGCGCGCCGAGGTGCCCTCGCCCGAGTTCAGCCGCTTCCTCTACACCGCGGTGGGCGGGGACATCCGCTGGACGGACCGGCTGAGCTGGACGTACGCCCAGTGGCAGGAGGAGCTTCAGCGGCCGGGCGCGGAGACCTGGGTGGCGTACGACCGGGGCACGCCGGCCGGGTACGTGCAGCTGGACCCGCAGGACGAGGGCGTGGTGGAGATCCTCTACTTCGGGCTGCTTCCGGCCTTCCGGGGCCGCCGGATCGGCGGGTATCTGCTGTCGTACGGCACCGCGCGCGCCTGGGATCTCGCCGACCGCTGGCCGCAGCGGCCGCCGACGAAGCGGGTGTGGCTGCACACGTGCAGCAAGGACGGCGAGTTCGCGCTGGAGAACTACCTGCGCCGTGGCTTCACGCTGTTCGACACCAAGGTCGAGGAGGAGGCGGAGGTCGCCACGCCCGGTCCCTGGCCGGGGGCGTACCCTGCCTGA
- a CDS encoding GAF domain-containing protein — translation MANSPLHMTRLAATDAARAARVLSEVRDATLSGQRAPFTPRPVIEESWGRMLRSGVDPEHDFRSRLLTAEEVRRRREESPLRHVMPVLREGLVTVADAAHHIMVVADADGRVLWREGSAAVLRKADALGFLLGADWRETTVGTNGVGTPAVVRRPVQVFAAEHFVRSHATWTCAGAPITDPRDGRLIGVVDVSGPLETMHPATLAWVDSVAKLAEARLRELHLTTLERLRAVAAPALSRLAGRALVVDRDGWTAAVTGMPYTNRITLPKTLTAGRRWLPGLGACTVEPLAGGWLVRLGEDGPPPRGGTTRVVLNLAQSRRWTVTVSGSLGAWTHELSPRHAELLYLLAVRRSGRSAAGLAEDMFGDAARTVTVRAELSRVRRYLGGLLEHRPYRFAEDVDVTVVPPADPRDLLPHSTAPAVIRARQAAAVP, via the coding sequence GTGGCGAACTCGCCGTTGCACATGACGCGACTCGCCGCCACCGACGCCGCCCGCGCGGCGCGGGTGCTCAGCGAGGTGCGCGACGCCACCCTTTCCGGACAACGCGCGCCCTTCACTCCCCGACCGGTCATCGAGGAGTCCTGGGGGCGCATGCTGCGCAGCGGCGTGGATCCCGAGCACGATTTCCGGTCGCGTCTGCTCACCGCGGAGGAGGTCCGGCGCCGGCGCGAGGAGTCACCACTGCGGCATGTGATGCCGGTGTTGCGTGAGGGACTGGTGACGGTGGCCGACGCCGCCCACCACATCATGGTGGTCGCCGACGCGGACGGCCGGGTGCTGTGGCGGGAGGGCAGCGCGGCGGTGCTGCGCAAGGCGGACGCGCTGGGGTTCCTGCTGGGCGCCGACTGGCGGGAGACCACGGTCGGCACCAACGGGGTGGGCACCCCCGCGGTCGTCCGGCGGCCCGTGCAGGTCTTCGCCGCCGAGCACTTCGTACGGTCGCACGCCACCTGGACGTGCGCCGGCGCGCCGATCACCGACCCGCGCGACGGGCGGCTGATCGGCGTGGTGGACGTCAGCGGCCCGCTGGAGACCATGCACCCGGCCACCCTCGCCTGGGTGGACTCGGTGGCCAAGCTCGCCGAGGCCCGGCTGCGCGAGCTGCATCTGACGACCCTGGAACGGCTGCGCGCGGTGGCCGCGCCGGCGCTGTCCCGGCTCGCCGGGCGGGCGCTGGTGGTGGACCGGGACGGCTGGACCGCGGCGGTGACGGGAATGCCGTACACCAACCGGATCACGCTGCCCAAGACGCTGACGGCGGGCCGCCGTTGGCTGCCGGGCCTCGGGGCGTGCACGGTCGAGCCGCTGGCCGGGGGGTGGCTGGTGCGGCTCGGCGAGGACGGGCCGCCGCCCCGCGGCGGCACCACCCGCGTCGTGCTGAACCTGGCGCAGTCGCGCCGCTGGACGGTGACCGTCTCCGGCAGCCTGGGCGCGTGGACGCACGAACTGAGCCCCCGGCACGCGGAGTTGCTGTATCTGCTGGCCGTGCGCCGCTCGGGGCGCAGCGCGGCGGGGCTGGCCGAGGACATGTTCGGCGACGCCGCGCGCACGGTGACGGTGCGCGCCGAGCTGTCGCGGGTGCGGCGCTACCTCGGGGGACTGCTGGAGCACCGGCCGTATCGTTTCGCTGAGGACGTCGACGTGACCGTGGTGCCGCCCGCCGATCCGCGCGACCTGCTGCCCCACTCGACGGCCCCGGCGGTGATCCGAGCCCGGCAGGCGGCCGCGGTGCCCTGA
- a CDS encoding acyl-CoA dehydrogenase family protein: MARSTHTVTNQPPPLAGYDVYAADRALVAAVERHLGRLDPRLLDEARAELSGLGRTSGSAQVQEWGVLANEHPPRLRTHDRYGNRIDEVEFHPAWHRLLGKGVSAGLTAAWNRPGGHVRRAAAFLVWTQVEAGNCCPLSMTHAAVPALRADPELAAEWEPRLTSTVYDRDLRPAARKAGALFGMGMTEKQGGSDVRANTTAATPLAEAGTYELTGHKWFCSAPMSDGFLVLAQAPDGLTCFLVPRVLDDGSRNVFRVQRLKDKLGNRSNASAEVEFDGTWARRVGEEGRGVRTIIEMVAATRLDCVLGSAGLMRQAVAQAVHHCAHREAFGGKLVDKPLMRNVLADLALESEAATTLALRLAAAWDDGGEQERAFLRLAVPAAKYWVTKRCPAVAVEAAECLGGNGYVEESGLPRLVRESPLNSIWEGAGNIQALDVLRALRREPDALNATLTEIGLARGADHRLDGAIKNLLTELADLEGVEARARRVVERLALVLQGSLLVRFAPPEVADAFCASRLGGDWGASFGTLPHTLDLASVVERARPVVP; encoded by the coding sequence ATGGCGCGCAGCACCCACACCGTGACCAATCAGCCCCCGCCGCTGGCCGGCTACGACGTCTACGCGGCCGACCGGGCGCTCGTGGCGGCCGTCGAGCGGCATCTCGGCCGGCTCGATCCGCGGCTGCTCGACGAAGCGCGCGCGGAGCTGTCGGGGCTCGGCCGGACCTCCGGGTCGGCACAGGTGCAGGAGTGGGGGGTGCTGGCGAACGAGCATCCGCCCCGGCTGCGCACCCACGACCGCTACGGCAACCGGATCGACGAGGTGGAGTTCCACCCGGCGTGGCACCGGCTGCTCGGCAAGGGTGTCTCGGCCGGGCTGACCGCGGCCTGGAACCGGCCCGGCGGGCATGTGCGGCGGGCGGCGGCCTTCCTGGTGTGGACACAGGTCGAGGCGGGCAACTGCTGTCCGCTGTCGATGACCCACGCGGCGGTGCCCGCGCTGCGCGCCGACCCGGAGCTGGCCGCCGAGTGGGAGCCGCGGCTGACGTCCACGGTGTACGACCGTGATCTGCGGCCCGCGGCGCGCAAGGCGGGCGCGCTGTTCGGCATGGGGATGACCGAGAAGCAGGGCGGCAGCGACGTCCGCGCGAACACGACGGCGGCGACGCCGCTGGCCGAGGCCGGGACGTACGAGCTGACCGGGCACAAGTGGTTCTGCTCGGCGCCCATGTCCGACGGGTTCCTGGTGCTCGCGCAGGCCCCGGACGGGCTGACGTGCTTCCTGGTGCCGCGCGTGCTGGACGACGGCAGCCGCAACGTGTTCCGCGTCCAGCGGCTGAAGGACAAGCTGGGCAACCGGTCGAACGCCTCCGCGGAGGTCGAGTTCGACGGGACGTGGGCGCGCCGGGTCGGCGAGGAGGGCCGCGGGGTGCGGACCATCATCGAGATGGTCGCGGCGACCCGCCTGGACTGTGTGCTCGGCTCGGCGGGGCTGATGCGGCAGGCCGTCGCACAGGCGGTCCACCACTGCGCGCACCGCGAGGCGTTCGGCGGGAAGCTCGTCGACAAGCCGCTGATGCGCAACGTGCTGGCCGATCTCGCGCTGGAGTCGGAGGCGGCGACGACGCTGGCGCTGCGGCTGGCGGCGGCCTGGGACGACGGCGGCGAGCAGGAACGTGCCTTCCTGCGGCTCGCGGTGCCCGCCGCGAAGTACTGGGTGACCAAGCGCTGCCCGGCGGTGGCGGTGGAGGCCGCCGAGTGCCTGGGCGGCAACGGGTACGTCGAGGAGTCCGGGCTGCCCCGGCTGGTGCGCGAGTCGCCGCTGAACTCGATCTGGGAGGGCGCGGGCAACATCCAGGCGCTGGACGTGCTGCGGGCGCTGCGGCGGGAGCCGGACGCGCTGAACGCCACGCTGACGGAGATCGGCCTGGCGCGCGGCGCCGATCACCGGCTGGACGGGGCGATCAAGAACCTGCTGACGGAACTCGCCGATCTGGAGGGCGTGGAGGCGCGCGCCCGGCGCGTGGTGGAGCGGCTCGCGCTGGTGCTGCAGGGGTCGCTGCTGGTGCGGTTCGCGCCGCCGGAGGTCGCGGACGCGTTCTGCGCTTCGCGGCTGGGCGGGGACTGGGGCGCGTCCTTCGGGACGCTGCCGCACACCCTGGATCTGGCGTCGGTGGTGGAGCGGGCGCGCCCCGTCGTCCCCTGA
- a CDS encoding YihY/virulence factor BrkB family protein: MQPASDIPQRPPGRLHRARALYRNVSKRRTAWLLLKDTVNSCIEYRILGLAAEAAFFTLLSVPPLLLSMIGLLGYVDDWTGTDTISSLETNLLEASRTVLSDKGVTEIAQPILDDVMNGGRPDVISIGFLFALWSGSRAVNVFIDTITVMYGLDGVRGIVKTRLMAFLLFIVALLIGSVALPLMVAGPDAVVRILPWSTTVVQVLYWPVVIVLSIVFLTTLYHVSVPVRSPWIEDVPGALVALGMWVLGSFLLRIYLTSTIEGATIYGSLAAAVAVLLWIGVSAFAVLVGAAMNAAIDRVWPAAATAAAREANERMREAQVAEYVARAAAAAREADPDDPDMPSEFPERWSRFLPPEDVTARLRAHAKSAPKGDHPPQD; the protein is encoded by the coding sequence GTGCAGCCAGCAAGTGACATCCCCCAGCGGCCCCCCGGCCGTCTCCACCGTGCGCGTGCCCTCTACCGGAACGTCTCCAAGCGCAGGACCGCCTGGCTGTTGCTCAAGGACACCGTCAACTCCTGCATCGAGTACCGCATCCTCGGGCTCGCCGCCGAGGCCGCGTTCTTCACGCTGCTGTCCGTGCCGCCGCTGCTGCTCAGCATGATCGGCCTGCTCGGCTACGTCGACGACTGGACCGGCACCGACACCATCAGCAGCCTGGAGACCAACCTCCTGGAGGCCTCCCGGACCGTCCTGTCCGACAAGGGCGTCACCGAGATCGCCCAGCCGATCCTGGACGACGTGATGAACGGCGGCCGGCCCGACGTCATCTCGATAGGGTTCCTGTTCGCCCTGTGGTCGGGCTCGCGCGCGGTGAACGTCTTCATCGACACCATCACCGTCATGTACGGCCTCGACGGGGTGCGCGGCATCGTCAAGACCCGGCTGATGGCGTTCCTGCTGTTCATCGTGGCCCTGCTGATCGGCTCGGTCGCGCTGCCGCTGATGGTGGCCGGACCGGACGCGGTCGTGCGCATCCTGCCCTGGTCGACGACGGTCGTCCAGGTCCTGTACTGGCCCGTGGTGATCGTCCTGTCCATCGTCTTCCTGACGACGCTCTACCACGTGTCCGTGCCCGTCCGCTCCCCGTGGATCGAGGACGTGCCCGGTGCCCTGGTCGCCCTCGGCATGTGGGTCCTCGGCAGCTTCCTGCTGCGCATCTACCTCACCAGCACCATCGAGGGCGCGACGATCTACGGCTCGCTGGCCGCCGCCGTCGCCGTCCTGCTGTGGATCGGCGTGTCCGCCTTCGCGGTCCTCGTCGGCGCCGCCATGAACGCCGCCATCGACCGCGTCTGGCCGGCCGCCGCTACCGCCGCGGCCCGCGAGGCCAACGAGCGGATGCGCGAGGCGCAGGTCGCCGAGTACGTCGCCCGCGCCGCCGCGGCCGCCCGCGAGGCCGACCCCGACGACCCCGACATGCCCTCCGAGTTCCCGGAACGCTGGTCCCGCTTCCTGCCGCCGGAGGACGTCACGGCCCGCCTGCGCGCCCACGCCAAGAGCGCGCCGAAGGGCGATCACCCGCCGCAGGACTGA
- a CDS encoding NmrA family NAD(P)-binding protein, giving the protein MTLVVTGATGRSGRRVAEAARAAGLTVRPASRAHGFDWDRPAGWADVLRGADAAYLAHPADVGAPAAAGAVGRLAREAVALGVRRLVLLSARGEDQARATEEALRVPGARWTVVRAAWFAQNFSEGPLADELRQGGELVFPGGEVAEPFVDLQDVADVVVAALTDGDRYAGRVLEVSGPRLLTFGEAVAEVARATGRELAYRPVAARAYGERLAAFGHPPEEVAYLVDLFASLLDGRNAHLSGGVREVLGREPRDFAAYAARAAAAGAWAAD; this is encoded by the coding sequence ATGACCCTCGTGGTGACGGGTGCGACCGGCCGCAGCGGGCGCCGGGTCGCCGAGGCGGCGCGGGCGGCCGGGCTGACCGTACGGCCCGCCTCGCGCGCCCACGGCTTCGACTGGGACCGTCCCGCCGGCTGGGCGGACGTGCTGCGGGGCGCGGACGCCGCGTACCTGGCGCACCCGGCGGACGTGGGCGCCCCGGCGGCCGCCGGGGCGGTCGGGCGGCTGGCGCGGGAGGCGGTCGCGCTCGGGGTGCGGCGGTTGGTGCTGCTGTCGGCGCGCGGCGAGGACCAGGCCAGGGCCACCGAGGAGGCGCTGCGCGTGCCGGGTGCGCGGTGGACGGTCGTACGGGCCGCGTGGTTCGCGCAGAACTTCAGCGAGGGGCCGCTGGCGGACGAGCTGCGGCAGGGCGGGGAGCTGGTGTTTCCCGGGGGCGAGGTGGCGGAGCCCTTCGTGGACCTGCAGGACGTCGCGGACGTGGTGGTGGCCGCGCTGACGGACGGCGACCGGTACGCGGGGCGGGTGCTGGAGGTGTCCGGGCCGCGGCTGCTGACGTTCGGGGAGGCGGTGGCGGAGGTCGCGCGGGCGACCGGGCGGGAGCTGGCGTACCGGCCGGTGGCGGCGCGGGCGTACGGCGAGCGACTGGCCGCGTTCGGACACCCGCCCGAGGAGGTCGCGTATCTCGTCGACCTCTTCGCGTCCCTGCTGGACGGCAGGAACGCGCACCTCTCGGGCGGGGTGCGCGAGGTGCTGGGCCGCGAGCCGCGCGACTTCGCGGCGTACGCGGCGCGGGCCGCGGCGGCGGGCGCCTGGGCGGCGGACTGA
- a CDS encoding AraC family transcriptional regulator — MDALAALLAGPRARGAFMIRACFDPPWAVRVADRAPLTVMVLARGDAWITPETGEPVRLTAGDLAIARGPDPYTCADDPGTAPQALILPGGRCRYPDGRPLNGSMDLGVRTWGDRADGSAVLLIGTYQWPGEIGAGLLDTLPPLITLTAGVWDCPLTPLLAEEITRDAPGQEVVLDRLLDLLVIAALRAWFARPEAEPPGWYRALGDPVVGRALRLLQDDPAHPWTVAALAAKCGVSRAGLARRFTELVGEPPMSHLTGRRLALAADRLRETDDTLEAIARHVGYGSAFALSSAFKRVYGVSPQEHRARTRAGQERAPGRAQGRA, encoded by the coding sequence ATGGACGCCCTCGCAGCCCTGCTCGCGGGTCCCCGCGCCCGCGGCGCCTTCATGATCCGGGCCTGCTTCGACCCGCCGTGGGCGGTACGGGTGGCGGACCGGGCGCCGCTGACGGTGATGGTGCTGGCCCGCGGCGACGCCTGGATCACCCCGGAGACGGGCGAACCGGTGCGGCTGACCGCCGGTGACCTGGCCATCGCCCGCGGCCCCGACCCGTACACCTGCGCCGACGACCCCGGCACCGCCCCGCAGGCGCTGATCCTGCCGGGCGGCCGGTGCCGCTACCCCGACGGCCGCCCGCTGAACGGCTCCATGGACCTGGGCGTGCGCACCTGGGGCGACCGGGCCGACGGCAGCGCCGTGCTGCTGATCGGCACCTACCAGTGGCCCGGCGAGATCGGCGCCGGCCTGCTGGACACGCTGCCCCCGCTGATCACCCTCACCGCCGGTGTCTGGGACTGCCCGCTCACCCCGCTGCTCGCCGAGGAGATCACCCGCGACGCGCCGGGCCAGGAGGTCGTCCTCGACCGGCTGCTCGACCTGCTGGTGATCGCCGCGCTGCGGGCCTGGTTCGCCCGCCCGGAGGCGGAGCCGCCCGGCTGGTACCGGGCGCTGGGGGACCCGGTGGTCGGCCGGGCGCTGCGGCTGCTGCAGGACGACCCGGCGCACCCGTGGACGGTGGCCGCGCTCGCCGCCAAGTGCGGGGTGTCCCGCGCCGGGCTGGCCCGCCGCTTCACCGAGCTGGTCGGCGAACCCCCGATGAGCCACCTCACCGGCCGGCGGCTGGCCCTCGCCGCGGACCGGCTGCGGGAGACCGACGACACCCTGGAGGCCATCGCCCGCCACGTCGGCTACGGCAGCGCCTTCGCCCTGTCCAGCGCGTTCAAACGGGTGTACGGGGTGAGCCCGCAGGAGCACCGGGCGCGGACCCGGGCGGGGCAGGAGCGCGCACCAGGGCGCGCACAGGGGCGCGCGTAA